Proteins encoded together in one Sceloporus undulatus isolate JIND9_A2432 ecotype Alabama chromosome 4, SceUnd_v1.1, whole genome shotgun sequence window:
- the LOC121928225 gene encoding tubulin alpha-8 chain isoform X2 yields MPSDKTIGGGDDSFNTFFSETGAGKHVPRAVFVDLEPAVIDEVRNGTYKQLFHPEQLISGKEDAANNYARGHYTVGKEIIDLVLERVRKLADQCTGLQGFLIFHSFGGGTGSGFTSLLMERLSVDYGKKSKLEFAIYPAPQVSTAVVEPYNSILTTHTTLEHSDCAFMVDNEAIYDICRRNLDIERPTYTNLNRLIGQIVSSITASLRFDGALNVDLTEFQTNLVPYPRIHFPLVTYSPIISAEKAYHEQLSVSEITNACFEPSNQMVKCDPRHGKYMACCMLYRGDVVPKDVNAAIAAIKTKRTIQFVDWCPTGFKVGINYQPPTVVPGGDLAKVQRAVCMLSNTTAIAEAWARLDHKFDLMYAKRAFVHWYVGEGMEEGEFSEAREDLAALEKDYEEVGTDSLDGEDEGEEY; encoded by the exons ATGCCAAGTGACAAAAcaattggtggtggtgatgactcATTTAACACCTTCTTCAGTGAGACAGGTGCAGGAAAGCATGTTCCTCGGGCTGTGTTTGTCGATCTGGAACCAGCAGTCATAG ATGAAGTGCGGAATGGGACATATAAACAGCTCTTCCACCCTGAGCAGCTGATTTCTGGCAAAGAGGATGCTGCAAATAATTATGCAAGAGGTCACTACACTGTGGGCAAAGAAATAATAGACTTGGTATTGGAGCGTGTCAGGAAGCTG GCAGACCAGTGTACTGGCTTGCAAGGATTCCTGATTTTCCACAGTTTTGGAGGAGGCACTGGTTCAGGCTTTACTTCTCTGCTGATGGAACGCCTCTCTGTTGATtatggaaagaaatcaaaattaGAATTTGCCATATACCCAGCTCCGCAAGTTTCAACTGCAGTTGTTGAGCCATATAATTCCATCCTAACCACCCACACCACCCTTGAACATTCTGACTGTGCCTTCATGGTTGATAATGAAGCAATCTATGATATTTGTCGCAGGAACCTGGACATTGAACGCCCTACTTATACCAACCTCAACCGTCTGATTGGTCAGATTGTCTCCTCAATCACTGCCTCTCTCAGGTTTGATGGTGCCTTAAATGTGGATTTGACAGAGTTCCAGACAAACCTGGTGCCTTATCCCAGAATCCATTTTCCCTTGGTAACGTATTCCCCAATTATATCAGCAGAGAAAGCTTATCATGAGCAGCTCTCTGTGTCTGAAATCACCAATGCTTGCTTTGAGCCCTCCAACCAGATGGTGAAATGTGATCCCCGCCATGGCAAATACATGGCCTGTTGTATGTTGTATCGTGGAGATGTTGTCCCCAAGGATGTCAatgctgctattgctgctataAAAACAAAGCGCACAATCCAGTTTGTTGACTGGTGTCCTACCGGTTTTAAG GTGGGTATCAATTACCAGCCTCCAACAGTAGTTCCTGGTGGTGACTTGGCCAAAGTTCAACGTGCAGTCTGCATGCTCAGCAATACTACAGCCATTGCAGAAGCCTGGGCCCGCCTGGATCACAAGTTTGATTTGATGTATGCCAAGCGTGCTTTTGTCCATTGGTATGTAGGAGAAGGAATGGAGGAAGGAGAATTTTCTGAGGCCCGGGAGGATCTGGCTGCACTTGAGAAAGATTATGAAGAAGTGGGCACAGACTCCCTGGATGGTGAAGATGAAGGCGAGGAGTATTAA
- the LOC121928225 gene encoding tubulin alpha-8 chain isoform X1: protein MRECISIHVGQAGVQIGNACWELYCLEHGIQPNGTMPSDKTIGGGDDSFNTFFSETGAGKHVPRAVFVDLEPAVIDEVRNGTYKQLFHPEQLISGKEDAANNYARGHYTVGKEIIDLVLERVRKLADQCTGLQGFLIFHSFGGGTGSGFTSLLMERLSVDYGKKSKLEFAIYPAPQVSTAVVEPYNSILTTHTTLEHSDCAFMVDNEAIYDICRRNLDIERPTYTNLNRLIGQIVSSITASLRFDGALNVDLTEFQTNLVPYPRIHFPLVTYSPIISAEKAYHEQLSVSEITNACFEPSNQMVKCDPRHGKYMACCMLYRGDVVPKDVNAAIAAIKTKRTIQFVDWCPTGFKVGINYQPPTVVPGGDLAKVQRAVCMLSNTTAIAEAWARLDHKFDLMYAKRAFVHWYVGEGMEEGEFSEAREDLAALEKDYEEVGTDSLDGEDEGEEY from the exons ATG cgtGAGTGTATCTCAATTCACGTTGGTCAAGCTGGTGTGCAAATTGGCAATGCCTGCTGGGAGCTGTACTGTTTGGAGCATGGCATCCAACCCAATGGGACAATGCCAAGTGACAAAAcaattggtggtggtgatgactcATTTAACACCTTCTTCAGTGAGACAGGTGCAGGAAAGCATGTTCCTCGGGCTGTGTTTGTCGATCTGGAACCAGCAGTCATAG ATGAAGTGCGGAATGGGACATATAAACAGCTCTTCCACCCTGAGCAGCTGATTTCTGGCAAAGAGGATGCTGCAAATAATTATGCAAGAGGTCACTACACTGTGGGCAAAGAAATAATAGACTTGGTATTGGAGCGTGTCAGGAAGCTG GCAGACCAGTGTACTGGCTTGCAAGGATTCCTGATTTTCCACAGTTTTGGAGGAGGCACTGGTTCAGGCTTTACTTCTCTGCTGATGGAACGCCTCTCTGTTGATtatggaaagaaatcaaaattaGAATTTGCCATATACCCAGCTCCGCAAGTTTCAACTGCAGTTGTTGAGCCATATAATTCCATCCTAACCACCCACACCACCCTTGAACATTCTGACTGTGCCTTCATGGTTGATAATGAAGCAATCTATGATATTTGTCGCAGGAACCTGGACATTGAACGCCCTACTTATACCAACCTCAACCGTCTGATTGGTCAGATTGTCTCCTCAATCACTGCCTCTCTCAGGTTTGATGGTGCCTTAAATGTGGATTTGACAGAGTTCCAGACAAACCTGGTGCCTTATCCCAGAATCCATTTTCCCTTGGTAACGTATTCCCCAATTATATCAGCAGAGAAAGCTTATCATGAGCAGCTCTCTGTGTCTGAAATCACCAATGCTTGCTTTGAGCCCTCCAACCAGATGGTGAAATGTGATCCCCGCCATGGCAAATACATGGCCTGTTGTATGTTGTATCGTGGAGATGTTGTCCCCAAGGATGTCAatgctgctattgctgctataAAAACAAAGCGCACAATCCAGTTTGTTGACTGGTGTCCTACCGGTTTTAAG GTGGGTATCAATTACCAGCCTCCAACAGTAGTTCCTGGTGGTGACTTGGCCAAAGTTCAACGTGCAGTCTGCATGCTCAGCAATACTACAGCCATTGCAGAAGCCTGGGCCCGCCTGGATCACAAGTTTGATTTGATGTATGCCAAGCGTGCTTTTGTCCATTGGTATGTAGGAGAAGGAATGGAGGAAGGAGAATTTTCTGAGGCCCGGGAGGATCTGGCTGCACTTGAGAAAGATTATGAAGAAGTGGGCACAGACTCCCTGGATGGTGAAGATGAAGGCGAGGAGTATTAA
- the RABIF gene encoding guanine nucleotide exchange factor MSS4, whose protein sequence is MAASSLPPLCCACAVAAMAPPPPPPSESIMAAAAAEAALGPEELVCAQGRNRKAVLCQRCSSRVLLPGAAVFTRRELFLPAMKKKTALVGNTDPEGDVLQDHWLVDDMFSFENVGFTKDVGNIKFLICADCEIGPIGWHCLDDKKSFYVALDRVSHE, encoded by the exons atGGCGGCGTCCTCCCTGCCGCCACTCTGCTGCGCATGCGCGGTGGCGGCCatggcgcctcctcctcctcctccgtcggaGAGcataatggcggcggcggcggctgaggCGGCGCTGGGGCCTGAGGAGCTGGTCTGCGCCCAGGGAAGGAACCGCAAGGCCGTCCTGTGCCAGCGCTGCAGCTCCCGCGTCCTTCTGCCCGGGGCCGCTGTCTTCACCCGGAGGGAg CTTTTCCTTCCTGCTATGAAGAAGAAGACAGCACTGGTGGGGAACACTGACCCTGAAGGGGATGTCCTGCAAGACCACTGGCTGGTTGATGACATGTTCTCTTTCGAAAATGTTGGTTTCACCAAGGATGTTGGGAATATAAAATTCCTGATCTGTGCAGACTGTGAAATTGGTCCTATTGGCTGGCATTGTTTGGATGACAAAAAGAGTTTCTATGTGGCTTTGGACCGGGTATCTCACGAATGA